In Mus pahari chromosome 12, PAHARI_EIJ_v1.1, whole genome shotgun sequence, the genomic window NNNNNNNNNNNNNNNNNNNNNNNNNNNNNNNNNNNNNNNNNNNNNNNNNNNNNNNNNNNNNNNNNNNNNNNNNNNNNNNNNNNNNNNNNNNNNNNNNNNNNNNNNNNNNNNNNNNNNNNNNNNNNNNNNNNNNNNNNNNNNNNNNNNNNNNNNNNNNNNNNNNNNNNNNNNNNNNNNNNNNNNNNNNNNNNNNNNNNNNNNNNNNNNNNNNNNNNNNNNNNNNNNNNNNNNNNNNNNNNNNNNNNNNNNNNNNNNNNNNNNNNNNNNNNNNNNNNNNNNNNNNNNNNNNNNNNNNNNNNNNNNNNNNNNNNNNNNNNNNNNNNNNNNNNNNNNNNNNNNNNNNNNNNNNNNNNNNNNNNNNNNNNNNNNNNNNNNNNNNNNNNNNNATAAAATACTAAAGCTAACTTAGCTACTACTGGTGCACCTTCTTCAGTTTGCCTCATGATGGTAAACATAATTATTAGTAACATCCAGTTTCTTTGAAGaagatattttgaagaaaaatactAGGATATAGGATGACACATCCTGTTTATAGCTTGGTAGAATTACTAACAGGAAATTAAGTATGTTTGATAAACCAATGTATAGATTTCATGCAATTTCCATAAAAGTTCCAATATTATTCTGAAGTAGATACCACACTCCTAATGATCATATGAATGCAGTTGACTCTAAGAGCAAAAACAGCACTAAGCAGAAAGGGAGATGTTATGTCTACCACAAACTCTGATCTCAAAATATACCACAGAGTCAAAGTAATAAAAACTGAACAATAATAGCAAAAACagacatacaaatgaaaaattaaaggacatatcacaagatggaaagatatACTATTCTCATAAATCAGTAGAACGAGCATACCATAGTAAAATTATATGACAAAATGTGCTTATGTATATAATAAGGGTCATCAATTTATCAACAACATGACAAACAACCAGAACATTTCCTATCAGATGctttgaaatacatatttattttacaataataaggcaaagcaaggaaaacaaaaaagatattttcagtaTGGAGCACTACAAACCACACAGACATAAAGAGAACAGAGCTTTCAATGATTTGTGCTGTGGCACAGTAGAGATTCATGAATagtaaataaactaaatataGAATGAGGCATTGTCTTGAAACTAGATCCAGATTTTCATAATAAAGCCTTGTGACCTGACCTTGGGATCCTAACAGATGAGCAAAATTATCTCAGTTATGCAGTGTTGTTTGGCCAGTAAACTGTGGCACCCAGATGTTTTCTGAAGCACAGTAGAGACTTATGTGATGTCTTAATGCCTGTGGGTTTTGTCACCAATATCCAGGTGTATAAAAGGCCCTTGGCAGGTGGCTTCATCCAGACTCCAGAAACCTACTGCTTAATCTTCCTCTAAATACTCTACTCCTGACAACATGTGCTACTATGGCAGCTACTGTGGAGGCCTGGGCTATGGCTATGGAAGCCTAGGCtatggctatggctgtggctatggctgtggctatggctgtggctgtggctatggctctggctatggctgtggctgtggctatggctgtggctatggtGGCTATGGTTATGGCTGCGGCCGCCCACTGTGCTGTAGAAGATACTGGTCCTGTGGCTTCTACTGAGGACATTATTCAGAGACTCAGCCTTTCTCACCAGAAGGGCTGTCAAGTGTTTCCATAACAGGAACTcaaaaaaatgtcttcaaaaagTCTAACATTaggacaaaatatataaaatataattgaaattcAACATGGTCATCTAATTCCTCATCTGAATTTAGACTATGATGATGTTTTATGTTACCTCCATCATActctataaaatattaagaatttaaCTCTTgccaatgttttaaaatgatgttgTGTATCAtcaaacaattaaataaataagctctacaaattaatttttgtgtgttctgTGCTTTTGTACCTCATTGGTCATGTGTGTCGAGGTAGTTATGGGAACGTGTGAGAGGAGTGAAAGTGAGGAAGATATTTGAGGAGACAGAtatggagaagaaaaggggagggaaataTGGAAGGGGGGAAGAActtagagagagaaggaaacaattATTTCCAGTGTTCAAATACAGATGTTCATTTTCTTGCATTTCTAACATGACTATTCTAAAGATTGTAATAATAGCCTTGGTAGGGTACCTATTTCTTTATGATtcattgattttcatttcattgtataAGAAGCAGTGTGACTTGTAGATCATGtcacttttctgtgtgtttggaaACATGCCACATGCTACTTTTCTCATAGCTACACCAAGTTATATTTCCATCAACAATAGAAAGGGGTGCCCTCTTCTATtgatctttcttctctccaataTTAATTATCGGATAGTTGTAGACTGAAATGTCATCTTCTCTTTATTCATATCTCTGAGATATTAGTGAAGTAGAACACTATTGTGTCCAGTTGTCCATCTGTACCTATTCCTTTGAAAAATGCCTCTTCTCAAACTCTGCTCATTTTAGCatccatttatattcttttggCTGGATAGCTTAGATATATATATCACTCCCAACTCATATTTCTGCATTAATCACCTTCCTGATATActcattttcatttgtgtgaAACACCTTTTTACacagtgtttttgttgttcagaactttttttttcttttttatttatttattattttctttacttacatttcaaatgctatcctgaaagttccctatacaccaccccccacccctgctcccctacccacccactcccactacttggccctggccttcccctgtgctgggtcatataaagtttacaaggccaagggacctctcttcccaatgatggctgattaggccatcttctgctacatatgcagctagagacacNANCTNagggggtactggttagttcatattgttgttgcacctacagggttgcagccccctacatctccttgggtactttctctagctcttccattgggggtcctgtgttccatccaattgctgactgtgagcatttagCTGGATCTCTGAAAAGTTTTCTATTTcaaagtttttattcttttgcttatatttctgagttcttgtgtgtgtgtgtgtgtgtgtgtgtgtgtgtgtgtgtgtatctttcatgtatttatgcatacatgtatgtgttcatgatCGTGTGCAGTGTGTTCTATGGAAGGGGTTTCATTTGGGGGCTTCTACCTTTCTCATTTGCTCTCCTCCTTACATACTGAGGTAGAAGCATGCAAGCTGGCTTATGGAATTCTCGTTAGTCTGGCTATACATCTGATTCCATTTAATCTACCAGGTTTAATGGTGGGATGACATACTCAACAAGTTTTAAGGCATCTGCTTTGGGTGTCATGATATTATTTCATAGacattggttattttatataattcttcTTCATCCCTCTCCACACTAccttccccaacccctcctcTACTTTAATCTCTCGATATCTCATGCATAATATTACTTTCATGTTTATCTATACCATTTCCAACTTCTCCTGGTGGCTTTTAGTTTCATACGATACTGAacaaacacatataccacacacacaaacacacacacacacacacacacacatacacacacacacacacatacacacacacacacatacaattcaaTTATTAATTCTATATATTAACTAAGCCTTGaagcatttgtgtttttttaaatatttctataaaatttttaaaatgcaaaattctaTGTTAAGTAAAACTTAATTACAATGAATTTTGAACACATTCATATCAGCTCTTCCCTTTATCATACATCTCAGaaaatgttctattgctgtgaagatataTCATTCAGAGATATAGTCCTATTTCATCATGAGGGGATTCCtgatggcatgcaggcagacatagtgatggagaagtagctaagagttttaaatttgaaactgcagacagcaggaaaagggaaaatCTGAGTTTTGCATGTTCTGTTGAAACTTCGAAATCAACATCATTAATCCAAAAGACTGGAATTAAGCCTCAGGTAGAAGCAAAAGGCAGTCACATTGTTTGGCAAATTACCACAAGAATGGTTTCTATGTCATTTAAtcatattcttctcctctgaattCGCTTGAAATAGGCAGTCATAATCCACATTGCTCTTCACACTACTATCTTCCACACTCCTACTAAGGCAGACTAATAAGGGACTCTTAAAGCATTCACCGGTTTTGCTAATCCAAAGTCTATATTCTGCCTATATTTTGCTTACCAATACTATGGTTAGAACTGACACATTAATACTCCACTATCAATACCAAATTGCAGGAAGGTAGAAGGGGGTGGATTCCATTACCATTGGACAACCAAGAAGAGCAGCAGAAGCAGTANAGTGGGCACTGTCCATGTGTAGAAGACAAGCTGCATGTGCTGCTGCGGGAAGAGTGAGAGAAGTGATCCGGGTGCTTGGAGGAGTCAGGAAGACTGAAAGTGAATAGCAGACATTGTACAAAGTGTTGTTTACACTATTGAcagattattttgcttttatctgattgtgactatgccctgGTTCTTCCCAACTCAAGTAAGAGTATATTCAGTTTAATTTAAGTCTTACAGTACCCACTGATggcatatttaaaacttttaaaacttttagattctggaattttttaaaatgcatatattagAGGTACTGAAATTTAAATgtgtttgaatttaaaaaaatactgagaaTCTGAAGTTTTGTAGAAATTTTGAGTTTTGGAGGAAAATGTGTAAGGAGAGTTTATGTTTAATAAGCATGGGTTTGTTAGTCAGAAGCACATAGGACAATAACACTACAAAGTTagtatcaatttgacacaaattgACTAAAGTCCTATGATAAGACTGAACCACTATAGCACATTTAAGAAAGTGACTCCCATGGAGAAGTATTTCTGTGTGCAGAaaataatatgaagaaaaaaataggatATGAATNACACAACCTATTTATAGATTGGTAGAATTACTAACACAAAAATGCATATGTTTGATAAACATGTATAGATTTTATGCAAtatcaataaaaattcaaattttattctgAAGTAGACAGCACAATGCTAATGGTTATATGAATGCAGAAGATGACTCTAAGAGGAAAAACAATACCAAGCAGAAAGGGAGATGTTAGATCTACCACAGAATCTGatcacaaaatataacaaaaatcaaagtaataaaaactaaaaataatagcaaaaacaaGCATAGAAATGAGAAATTGAAGAACATATCAAAANNNNNNNNNNNNNNNNNNNNNNNNNGAACATTTCCTATCAGATGctttgaaatacatatttattttacaataataaGGCAAAGCAAGGAAAACAAGAAGATATTTTCAGTATGGAGCACTACAAACCACACAGACATGAAGACGAGAGAGGTTTCAATGATTTGTACTGTGGCACGGTAGAGATTTGTGAGtgttaaatgaacaaaatatggaATGAGGCATTGTCCTGAAACTAGATCCAGATTTTCACATTAAAGCTTCATGACCTAACGCCAGGTTCCTTACATATGAGCAAAATTATCTCAGTTATGCAGTGTTGTTTGGCCAGTAAACTGTGGCACGCTGATGTTTGCTGAAGCACAGTGGAGACTTGTGTGATGTCATAATGCCTGTGGGTTTTGTCACCAATATCCAGGTGTATAAAAGGCCCTTGGCAAGTGGCTCCATCCAGACTCCAGAAACCTACTGCTTAATCTTCCTCTAAATACTCCACTCCCGACAACATGTGTTATTGTGGCAGCTACTGTGGAGGCCTGGGCTATGGCTATGGAAGCCTaggctatggctgtggctatggctatggctgtggctatggtGGCTATGGTTATGGCTGCTGCCGCCCACTGTGCTGTGGAAGATACTGGTCTTATGGCTTCTACTGAGGACATTATGCAGAGACCCAGCCTTTCTAACCAGAAGGGCTGCCAAGTGTTTTCATATCAAGAACTCAAACATGTTTTCAAAAATTCTAACTTTagaacaaaatacttaaaatataattgaaattcAACAAAATCATCTAATTCCCCATCTGAATTCCCCATGATTATGATTTATGTTACCTTCACCATACTCTGTAAAGTGATTTTACCTTTAAATCTCAACCTATGCTATCAAAATGTGTATcaacaaataactaaataaataaactctataAAAATACTTTCTGTATATTCTGTGCTTTTGTGTTGGTCAATTTTGAGGTGGTAATTGTGGGAAAGTGTGagtagaggaaaagagaggaagatatATAAGAAGATAGGcaggaaaaaaaagggaggggagagaggacaacaaaaagttcaaggaagACAGTACTTCTTTCCAGCATTCAGATGAGGATTGATATTTTGTAGTATTTATAGCTTGACCATTATAGACAATGTGACAACAAACTTAGTATTGTACCTATTTCTTTAAGATTCAGTGGGTTTCATCNNATTGTATAAGAAGCAGTGTGAATTCAAGAAAATCTGTCACATGCCTGTGTGTTTGCAAACATGACACATGCTCTTTTTCTCATAGCTACATCAAGTTAAATTTCCATCAACAATTGAAAAGGATGCACTTTTTTCTTGATCTTTCTTCACTCCAGGATTAACTATCTAACAGTTTTGGGCTGAAATATCATCTTGTTTTTGAATTGTATCCCAGAGTTATTAGTGAAGTAGAACATTACTCTGTCCATTTGTCCATCTGTATCCCTTTCTGTGAAAAACACCCGTTCTGAATCTTACCTTATTTTAGTATCCATTCATATTCTTTTAGCTGGTTAGCTTGCCTATGTACAAAACTCCTGAACCATACTTTTGCATTATTCCCTTTCATGAtatggtcattttcttgatttgtaTAAAACATACTTTTATACAATAATTTTGTTGTTAGGAACTTTCTTTGCTTGATTTCTGaagacttttttatttcttttttttttttttactcatttgttttatatctgacatcgtgtgtgtgtatgtgtatgttttgcatGAGaccatgtgtatatgtatgtgtacacaatCATGTGTTATGGTGTCCTCGTGGGAGGGTTTAATTTTGTAGCTTCTCTCTTATATTTGCTCACCAACTTACATATTGAGGCAGAAGCATGCAAGCTGGCTTCTGGAATTCTTGTTAATCTGGCTATCTTTCTGATTCCAATTAATCTGCCAGGTTGAATGGTGAACTATCACCCTCTACTAGCATTTAAGACATCTGCTTTAGGTGTCATGATATCCTTTCATAGATGctggtcattttatttaattctcctTCACCCTTATCCACATTCCTTTCCAAAATCCCTCTTCAACTTTCATCTCTATGCATATTATTACTTCCATGATACTCTATTCGATTTATAACTTCTTCTGGTGCCTTTTAATCTCATGAGATATTTTGCAAACacccatagcacacacacacaaacatttacacatacacataattcaaaTGTTGGTCCTATATATGACCTAAGCATTGAAACATTTGTCTTTTAACTATTTgtattaaaaagtttttaattgtaaaaattcCCTATTAAGTAAAAATCAATTACAATTACTTTTGGACACATTCGtcttaaatctttcttttattatacatatatatcaatcaATGTTCTAATACTGTGAAGATGTTTCATGACCAtatcctaaaaaagaaaacatttaattgggatttgTGTGCAGTTTCACAGGTGTAGTCCTATTTCATCATAAAGGGAAGCATGatggcatgcatgcagacatagtGATGGAGAAGTAGATTCGGATTCaaattctgaaactgcaagcaacaGGAGAAGGGTGTCTCTCAGTTTGAATGGTCtattgaaacttcaaagccaacATCATTAATCCAAAATTATTAAATTTGGTCTTAGGTAGTTTTTCAGAAAAGCAGACAATTggtttgccaaaatatcacaagaatgatctctatatcatttaattatatttttctcctctgaaaactctTGAACTAGGCAGTCATAATCCACATTGCTCTTGGCACCACTATCTTCCACACTCCTACTAAGGCAGCTTTAAAGGGATTCTAAAAGAATTCACCTACTTTGCCAATCCAAAGTCTATATTCTGTGGAGCAACATCATGGTTAGGCCCGTCATATTAATGTCCAACTCTTGATACAAAAATTTTTGGGAGGGAAAGGTGTGGATTCCATTAAAATGGGACAAGCAAGAAGAGCAGTGGGAATAGTGGAGTGCAGCCTTCCCAGGCACAGAAGATGAGCTGCAGCTGtgtgctgcagagagcagagggagagaagggaccCAGGTGTTTAGAGAAGCTGAGAAGGTTGAAGGTGGATTCCTAACAGTGAACAGTGTGTTATTTACACTATTCTTAGATTATCTTGCTTTTTTTAGTGTGCCCTGGTTCATCCCAATTCAAGTAAAAATGTATTCAGTTTTATTTCCTATAGTTACCCATAGTTGacatatttttcacttttcaaaaggattctggattttaaaaatgttacatattcaactagagacacaagctgtgGGTTGGGGGtagctggttagttcatattcttgttcctcctataagaaTGCAAACCActttagctccttgtgtactttctctatttccttcattggaggccctgtgttccatccaatagatgattgtaagtatccacttctgtatttgccagtcactggcatatcaccacaagaaacagctatatcagggtactgtcagcaaaagtttgctggcatatgcaatagtgtctgggtttgtgccccagtacaggggaatgccagggccaggaagcaggagtgggtggattagagagcagggtgggaggaaggaatagaagatttttgggatagcatttgaaatgtaaataaagaaagtatctattaaaaaaagagaaagaaaagaaaaaaattaaaaatcaaaacaaaacaaaacaaaaagagtggGAGAGTTTCCCGCAAAGACTAAAACACCAATTGACataatgatgtaattgtattatgaaatgatgaaattaaaagttatataatataaaaaattaaaataataagaatgttTTGTATATTAGAGTTAGTGAACTTTTAACTTGTTTGCATCTGTAAAAACATTGAGAATTTTAAGGTTATTTGTGGGGGATTTGTGGGATCTGGGGAACAAATATGCAAGGAGGGTTTGTGGCTTAAGGGGCATGTGTTGGTCAGGTGGATATGGGACAAGGGagaatttgtatcactttgacacAACCTAAAGTCCTATGATAAGAGTGAATCACTTTATCACACTTATGAAACTTACTCCATAAAATGGGGaagtgggcaagcctgtagggcgttttattaattagttattgatgagAGAGTACCCGGCCCTTTCAGAGTTCTGCCAACTTGAACTCgtggtcctggatgctataagaaatcATGTTGAGGAGTACATGATGAGCAAGCCTGTAAGAAATATTCAACCATatctctgtgtcagctcctgcctccaggttcctaccctgtttgatTCTTGTCCTGacatccttcagtgatgaacagtgatggtgaaatgtaagccaaatgaaccctttcctcctcagcttacttttttggtcatggcattttaccATGGCAACCAGGACTCTTAGGACACCATCTCTCTTCCCAACCAACTTTTAACTTACTAATTTGTTGTCTAATTCCCCTCAATCCAATTTTGTTGTACCGCTTT contains:
- the LOC110329362 gene encoding keratin-associated protein 20-2-like; amino-acid sequence: MCYYGSYCGGLGYGYGSLGYGYGCGYGCGYGCGCGYGSGYGCGCGYGCGYGGYGYGCGRPLCCRRYWSCGFY
- the LOC110329357 gene encoding keratin-associated protein 20-2-like, producing the protein MCYCGSYCGGLGYGYGSLGYGCGYGYGCGYGGYGYGCCRPLCCGRYWSYGFY